The nucleotide window TATCATCTATTTTAATAATAAACTTTTCATCTTCATCAAATTGAATGTCATTTTTTTTATAATATTCATTTTCTTTAATTTTAAACAAATCATTTTCTATCACATAAAAATTGTTATTTTCTTCATAAATGCAAATAGAATATTCATTTTTTTTATCTCTTATAGAGTTTAAAAGTACACTTTTTCCTGTTCCATTTTCACCAATAAGCACACCAATATCAATATTTTTTGAATAAAAATCTTCTATAAAATTTGGATTTTCTTCCTTATTAAAATAAAATTCATTTTGCGTAGATTTTTCTTTATCAAGAGTAAATTTATATTTTTTTGATAGATGAATTATCGAACCTTTTTCAAAAGTTCCAAAGTCATCATAAAAGTAGATAAAAAGTAGTCGCATTTTGTTTCCAAGTTTTTAAATAATAAATTATTCTATCAAAACAATTGTTTATTTATCATCTAATAAAACTTGATAATTCAAATTATCTATTTTCTTTCTAAAACTCAAATGTTAAAAACAGTATTTTTACTTTCCGATAGTATTTTTAACCTTTATAAAACAACATTTTAAATAAAATAATTTTTTATTTATAAAGGTTATTTATGTTTTTAAAAAATATTCACTATGTTATAGCTTTTTTTCTAATTGTTTTATCTGTTTTGCTAACTATTTTAGTTCCAGGTGGACCAATTGAAACAAGAGATTTTTCGCACTATAGTGAGACTATTTTAACTTTATTTAATATCTTTCTTACTTCTTTAGGACTTTTGAGTTTTGTAGTTGCATTTCTAATAGTAAAAAAGAAAAAACATTCTATTATTTTGAGTACTATTATTGCCCTACTTTATATTTTTATATATTTAATTGATTTATTTGAAATTTTCCCAACAAGTCCTATGTCTATGTCATCAAGCCTATTTTTCATAGAAATTTTTAGTACTATTTTAGGGATTATTCTGATATTTTTGTGTAGCAAATACAATAATTTAGAGATAGACAATAGTGAAAATATCACTATAATAAAATTCTCTTTTTATAAGATTCTTACTCTAGTTCTTATTTTACTATTTGCTATTGGGATAGTAATCTTCGCAACAAAATCTGCAATGGGACAATAAATATATTTTTTATTTTAAAAATTTAAAGTCCTCTCTCTCGCAAACTCAATAGCATTAGAAACAGCTTTTTTAGCTTGTGGGGAGTTTTTCCAACAACTACTTCCTAAAATATCTGAAACTATATCTGTTATTTCTTCTACACTACTATTTGAAAGTTTTTCTAAAGAGTCAATTCCTATTTGTTCAAATCTTTTTATTACAGTTTCGCCTACAAACTTTATTTTTAAAAGTTCTTCTTTTTCTTCTTTTGAAAATGCCATAAAATATCCTTTTTTATTTTAATTTATTTTTCCATACTAAAATTTATTAGCTCAATATCATCTCTTTTTACTACATTTTTCTTAACTTCCATAAACTCAAACTTTTCAAAAAATGATTTTGCAGTTATACTTACATCAACTTTGATTTTAGCTATGTTTTCTTCTTTTACGATTTTAAATATATGATTTAAAAGTAATTTTCCAATACCACTATTTTGATATTTATAATGAACATAAAAACAATCATAATTTATAAGAAAAAATTGTTTATTTAACATCTATAATTCATTGGTTGATATTTTAAACCTAGATGCTCTTTTTGTTCACCACTTATTTTAAAACCAAAAGATTCATAAGTTTTTATAGCATAAATTGATGAATTTACACTCACAGTTGAAACATCAAAATTCTCTTTGATATAGTTCCAAAGCTCTTTTGCAATTCCTTTTTTATGATATTTTTCATCAACAAAAAGATGAAAAAGTCGAGTTTTATCTTTGATTGCTATAAATCCTACGATTTCATCTTTTATCACATAAACAAAATGCTCATACTCTAAACTAGAAATTCTTTTTTCAAAACTCTCTTGTGAAAGTTCATCTTCAAACCATTTTGGTACTTCTTTTTCAAAAATATATTTTGTTAAATCTTTTGATATTACACTTAATCTCAAAGCATCTAAAGTTTTTGCTTTTCCTATAAAATATTCAACATCAGGAAAAATATTTATCATTTCATCATAAGTTTTATTTTTTTTCAAAGCTTCAACTACAACATCTAAAGGTTTTGAATAAATCTTTGCTAAATCAAACTCATTTTTTTCTAGTTTAAAAGCGAGTTGTTCCAAAGGTGGAGTAAACTGTGCATTTACACCTTTTTTATTTCCTCTTGCATCGATTTTATACCAACCAAACTTTTTTAAATAAATCGCATTTAATCCATGTAAACAATAAATATCTTTTTTATATTCACTACAAGATAATCTTTGATAACAAAATCCCGTGGGAATACCATTTGCTCTTAAAAGTGCTGATAAAAGATGAGATTTTGCATAACACCAACCAGTTTTGTATTTCAAAACATCACTAGCTTTATAAGTAGTTATTTCATCTTTAAAATCACCACTATGATTGATATTGTCTCTTACATAAATAAAACAATTCTTCGCTATTTCTTCATCTGTTTTACAATCTTTTGCCAACTCTTGTGCAAGAGCTAAAACTTCTTTATTGTTAAAATCAATTATTTGGGTTTCTTCTAAAAATTCTTTCATTTTAAATTTTCAAACTCTTTCATCTCAAGCTTTATAAAACTTTCTATCATAGCTTTATAAACGTTTTCAACAACTTCTTCATTTGCACCATTTAATCGTGCAATATTTTTTACTTTTGAAATTACTTCTTCCACTCTTTTAGAAGCTTTTACAGCATCACTATCTTTTTTAAATTTAGCAGCTTGTTTTACAAAAGTACCTCTTAAAGCGATTAATTTTACTATTTGCTCATCGATATTATTTATGTTATTTCTTACTTCATCTATTGAATTACATTCAATCATTTTACTTCTTTATTTTAAATTTTTTAAGATATTTTTTTATATAAGGTTTGAAAGATTCTAACAAGTATTTACTAAATAAATCACTTTTATATAAGAAACTATTAGTTAAAATTTCACAAATTTATTTTCTCAGGGCAAGGTGAAATTCCTTACTGGTGGTAACTATTTTATAGAAGTCCACGAGCGCCTTATATTTTATAAGGGTCAAGCAGATTTGGTGAGAATCCAAAACCAACAGTCATAGTCTGGATGAAA belongs to Arcobacter defluvii and includes:
- a CDS encoding GNAT family N-acetyltransferase yields the protein MLNKQFFLINYDCFYVHYKYQNSGIGKLLLNHIFKIVKEENIAKIKVDVSITAKSFFEKFEFMEVKKNVVKRDDIELINFSMEK
- a CDS encoding helix-hairpin-helix domain-containing protein is translated as MAFSKEEKEELLKIKFVGETVIKRFEQIGIDSLEKLSNSSVEEITDIVSDILGSSCWKNSPQAKKAVSNAIEFARERTLNF
- a CDS encoding GNAT family N-acetyltransferase, whose translation is MKEFLEETQIIDFNNKEVLALAQELAKDCKTDEEIAKNCFIYVRDNINHSGDFKDEITTYKASDVLKYKTGWCYAKSHLLSALLRANGIPTGFCYQRLSCSEYKKDIYCLHGLNAIYLKKFGWYKIDARGNKKGVNAQFTPPLEQLAFKLEKNEFDLAKIYSKPLDVVVEALKKNKTYDEMINIFPDVEYFIGKAKTLDALRLSVISKDLTKYIFEKEVPKWFEDELSQESFEKRISSLEYEHFVYVIKDEIVGFIAIKDKTRLFHLFVDEKYHKKGIAKELWNYIKENFDVSTVSVNSSIYAIKTYESFGFKISGEQKEHLGLKYQPMNYRC
- a CDS encoding chorismate mutase, encoding MIECNSIDEVRNNINNIDEQIVKLIALRGTFVKQAAKFKKDSDAVKASKRVEEVISKVKNIARLNGANEEVVENVYKAMIESFIKLEMKEFENLK